The following are encoded together in the Proteiniphilum saccharofermentans genome:
- a CDS encoding ROK family protein, translating to MAVISIDLGGTKITGALFDENGEICCRVSHLLEKRKGDEVGLLVLNVIDTLIEQSGCQREVIEALGICVPGIANSKTELIWAPNIDWENYPLRKKIENHLKNDPIAIKIASDRTCYILGEHWKGTAKNTTNAVYLSIGTGIGVGLLIDGKIIHGHGDIAGAAGWFAMGTPYSEEYKKYGCFESYASGDGIARQAKKILREGHLFKGSSLYKKNIEEVSSKDIFEEFYKDDPLAISVIEKAIDLWAMASANLVSLLNPEMIIWGGGVFGPATELIGRIYEKASRWAQPIAIKQVKFEKSILQGNAGLYGAGYLALTSRTK from the coding sequence ATGGCTGTAATAAGTATTGATTTAGGAGGCACTAAAATTACAGGCGCTCTTTTTGATGAAAATGGCGAAATATGCTGTAGGGTATCTCATCTTCTGGAAAAGAGGAAAGGAGACGAGGTTGGACTGCTGGTATTGAATGTAATCGACACGTTAATTGAGCAATCCGGGTGCCAGAGAGAGGTCATTGAAGCGTTGGGTATTTGTGTTCCGGGTATAGCGAACAGCAAAACGGAACTAATATGGGCACCCAACATCGATTGGGAAAATTATCCGCTCCGGAAGAAAATAGAAAATCATTTAAAAAATGACCCGATTGCAATTAAGATTGCCAGTGACAGAACATGTTATATTTTAGGGGAACATTGGAAAGGTACCGCAAAAAATACCACGAACGCAGTCTACCTTTCAATTGGTACAGGGATAGGTGTTGGACTCCTGATTGATGGGAAGATCATCCATGGACATGGAGATATAGCGGGAGCTGCAGGATGGTTTGCCATGGGAACCCCCTATTCAGAAGAATACAAAAAATATGGATGTTTTGAGAGTTACGCGTCAGGAGACGGTATTGCCCGTCAGGCAAAAAAGATTTTGAGAGAAGGGCATCTGTTTAAAGGAAGTTCATTATACAAAAAAAATATCGAAGAGGTTTCAAGTAAAGATATTTTTGAAGAATTTTATAAAGATGACCCGCTTGCTATATCTGTTATTGAAAAAGCGATTGATCTTTGGGCTATGGCTTCTGCCAATTTAGTCAGCCTGTTAAACCCTGAAATGATTATATGGGGCGGGGGCGTGTTCGGCCCGGCCACAGAATTAATAGGCCGTATTTATGAAAAAGCTTCCAGATGGGCACAGCCCATTGCGATAAAGCAGGTAAAATTCGAAAAGTCAATTTTACAGGGGAACGCCGGACTATACGGCGCCGGTTATCTGGCGCTTACATCAAGAACAAAATAA
- a CDS encoding golvesin C-terminal-like domain-containing protein: MKRSVFILFILALSYSVFSQNPADDSLKLKLNSSLTNIYKEVILRPGRVTVDSIVLNERKKSIELHTNLSLSYLPMRENTVLHIYDSVRYHLPPAQKKYHISVFSDGQEISHLIPNFFRSKQKDKNRMIAHRVKKPLVTNISSPMGDFDKGLQNNHIALWQSHGWYYEQKLGRWEWQRARIFQTVEDLYTQSYVLPFLVPMLENAGANVLMPRERDYNKTELIIDNDSPAEANNSGQPARYGDSHYKEINGKERWQNTDSAGFANPKEIYPDGENPFRMGTARQIKTITRGEESLAEWYPDIPEKGKYGVYVSYQTVRNSTDDALYSVYHAGGRTDFRVNQQMGGGTWIFLGYFYFDEGNNHKITLTNRSSRAGRIVIADAVKIGGGMGNIARMPHPDGFEKENTKSSEKQVSKETLIPKINYSPEISGYPRYTEGARYWMQWAGVPDSVYNRTEGKNDYTDDYASRGAWVNWLAGGSPVLPKEEGLNIPVDMAFAFHTDAGTFWGDTIVGTLGIYMTHFNDRLFENGRSRWASRDLSELVMEEIVSDIRREFEPEWTRRHLWNRSYAEARMPDVPTMLLELLSHQNFADMRYGLDPSFRFTVSRSIYKGMLRFLANQYNRPYVVQPLPVKEFSTRFSGDTEVELKWQPSPDPAEPSATPTRYIVYTRLNGGGFDNGVMVNNNSYVASIQKDTVYSFKVVAVNDGGISFPSEILSVCRKTGQRGEVLIVNGFTRVSAPFSFTTSEDSIAGFAGNVDNGVPYIADHHFIGHMHEFRRVIPWMDDDASGFGDSGANYETTAIAGNTFDYPFIHGQAFAKAGYSFVSSSVAAIENKSLSLNSYSIVDWILGKQREWSVARGAKPPRFKTFSKSNQEAIANYCNNGGSIIVSGAFVGTDLWDNPYASAEDREWAQNTLRYKWRNNYGAVTGKVKAVASPFPSVQGNWSYYNTLNSESYVVEYPDAIEPADENAFTVFRYSENNLSAGVIYKGEQYGTAILGFPIEAIKGTENRNKLVRGLLEALID; encoded by the coding sequence ATGAAAAGATCCGTTTTTATTCTATTCATCCTTGCTCTATCTTATTCTGTTTTTTCACAGAATCCTGCCGACGATTCATTGAAACTGAAATTGAACAGTTCTCTCACCAATATCTATAAAGAAGTCATACTGCGTCCCGGAAGGGTTACGGTAGACAGTATTGTACTGAATGAACGGAAAAAGAGTATAGAGTTGCACACCAACCTGTCGCTATCATACCTCCCCATGCGGGAAAATACCGTACTGCATATCTATGACAGCGTACGCTACCACCTGCCTCCGGCACAGAAAAAATATCACATAAGCGTTTTTTCCGACGGACAGGAGATCAGCCACCTGATCCCCAATTTCTTCCGGAGTAAGCAGAAAGACAAGAACCGGATGATCGCACACCGGGTAAAAAAACCGCTCGTCACCAATATCTCTTCTCCTATGGGAGATTTCGACAAAGGATTGCAAAACAACCATATTGCACTGTGGCAAAGCCATGGTTGGTATTACGAGCAGAAACTGGGACGGTGGGAATGGCAGCGGGCACGTATCTTCCAAACGGTAGAAGACCTTTACACACAGAGTTATGTCCTGCCGTTCCTGGTACCGATGCTTGAGAACGCGGGAGCGAACGTACTGATGCCACGCGAACGGGATTATAACAAAACAGAACTGATCATAGACAATGATAGTCCTGCAGAAGCGAACAACTCCGGCCAGCCTGCCAGATATGGCGATTCACACTATAAGGAAATCAATGGAAAAGAAAGATGGCAAAATACCGATTCCGCAGGTTTTGCCAATCCAAAAGAAATCTATCCGGATGGTGAAAATCCGTTCAGGATGGGAACAGCCAGACAAATCAAGACAATAACCCGCGGTGAAGAGAGCCTCGCCGAATGGTATCCCGATATTCCCGAAAAGGGAAAATATGGTGTCTATGTATCCTATCAAACAGTCAGGAACAGTACAGACGACGCGCTCTACAGCGTGTATCATGCCGGTGGAAGGACCGATTTCCGGGTCAACCAGCAAATGGGGGGCGGCACCTGGATATTTCTGGGATATTTTTATTTCGACGAAGGAAATAATCATAAAATAACACTCACCAACAGGAGCAGCCGTGCAGGGAGGATTGTCATTGCCGATGCAGTAAAAATAGGTGGGGGAATGGGAAATATCGCAAGAATGCCCCATCCCGACGGATTTGAAAAAGAAAATACAAAAAGTTCCGAAAAACAGGTTTCCAAGGAAACACTTATACCAAAGATCAACTATTCACCCGAGATAAGCGGCTACCCGCGTTATACCGAGGGAGCACGTTACTGGATGCAGTGGGCGGGCGTACCCGACAGCGTATACAACCGCACTGAAGGGAAGAATGATTATACCGACGACTATGCATCACGCGGTGCATGGGTGAACTGGCTGGCAGGTGGCTCGCCGGTACTGCCCAAAGAAGAGGGGCTCAATATCCCTGTGGACATGGCTTTTGCTTTCCATACCGATGCAGGGACTTTCTGGGGAGATACCATAGTAGGAACACTCGGTATTTATATGACGCATTTTAACGACAGGTTATTCGAAAACGGAAGATCGAGATGGGCCTCGCGCGATCTCTCCGAACTGGTGATGGAAGAGATCGTCAGCGATATACGACGCGAATTCGAACCGGAATGGACACGCCGCCATCTCTGGAACCGTTCTTATGCCGAAGCGCGTATGCCTGACGTACCGACCATGCTACTGGAATTGTTGTCCCATCAAAACTTCGCAGATATGCGCTACGGGTTGGATCCCTCTTTCCGCTTTACCGTGAGCCGCTCCATCTACAAAGGGATGCTCCGCTTCCTGGCGAACCAGTACAACCGTCCCTACGTAGTACAACCACTTCCTGTAAAAGAGTTCAGCACCCGCTTCTCCGGCGATACGGAAGTAGAATTGAAATGGCAGCCATCGCCCGATCCCGCGGAACCGTCAGCCACTCCCACCCGGTATATAGTCTATACCCGCCTCAACGGTGGAGGATTCGATAACGGTGTGATGGTGAACAATAACAGTTATGTGGCATCCATACAAAAAGACACTGTTTACAGTTTTAAGGTAGTGGCTGTGAATGACGGTGGTATCAGCTTTCCCTCGGAGATACTATCCGTATGCCGTAAAACGGGCCAGAGAGGGGAAGTCTTAATCGTAAACGGATTTACGAGGGTTTCCGCTCCGTTCAGTTTTACTACTTCCGAAGACAGCATCGCCGGTTTTGCAGGAAATGTGGACAATGGCGTACCCTATATTGCCGACCATCATTTTATAGGCCATATGCATGAATTCCGTCGCGTGATCCCATGGATGGACGACGACGCATCGGGTTTCGGTGACAGCGGTGCGAATTACGAAACTACCGCAATTGCAGGTAATACTTTCGATTATCCCTTTATTCACGGGCAGGCCTTTGCCAAAGCAGGCTATTCATTTGTATCCTCATCTGTCGCTGCTATTGAAAATAAAAGCCTATCTTTAAACTCCTATAGTATTGTGGACTGGATACTGGGTAAACAACGGGAATGGTCGGTAGCACGGGGAGCAAAACCACCACGGTTCAAAACATTCTCCAAATCCAACCAGGAAGCTATTGCCAATTATTGTAATAACGGCGGCAGCATCATCGTCAGCGGTGCTTTTGTGGGAACCGACCTGTGGGACAATCCGTATGCTTCAGCGGAAGACAGGGAGTGGGCACAAAACACCCTCAGATACAAATGGCGCAACAATTATGGAGCAGTAACCGGAAAGGTCAAAGCGGTGGCTTCGCCCTTCCCTTCCGTTCAGGGAAATTGGTCCTATTATAATACCCTGAACAGTGAAAGCTATGTGGTGGAATATCCCGATGCCATTGAACCGGCAGACGAGAATGCCTTTACCGTCTTTCGCTATTCAGAGAATAATCTAAGCGCCGGCGTCATATATAAAGGAGAACAATATGGTACTGCCATACTGGGATTTCCGATAGAAGCCATAAAAGGCACGGAGAACCGGAATAAATTGGTGAGAGGACTGCTTGAAGCTTTGATTGATTAG
- a CDS encoding glycoside hydrolase family 9 protein — protein sequence MNSNKSRFGMVKLNITLLFIFVFCTGHAQSSWIRVNQVGYLEDDVKVAVWISKENNVVREFQVIDLATKETVFTGSDIRNTGKQPAFESSARLNFTALKRPGSYIVKVGETESVPFCIGNDVYAGAADIPLKYMRQQRCGYNPFLKDSCHVHDAISVGDPEGKRDGLYFNTVGGWHDASDYLQYVTTSANAVYQMLFAYSQHPGSFSDRYDANGHEGANGIPDILDEAKWGLDWLVKMNPDADTYFNQLADDRDHVGFTLPNEQKVDYGWGPGKERPVYFVSPKPQGLFKYKNRSTGMASTLGKYASSFSLGAKLLADYYPEFSDLLAQKAQDAYHKGAENPGVSQTAPGGAPYFYEEDNWADDMQLAAMEMYNSTGQKEYLTQAINYGRLEPVTPWMGADSARHYQWYPFVNLGNYHLAAQHGNLRAQKEFIRNMRTGLQRVKERAEGDAFLNGIPFIWCSNNLTVGFITQCRLYHDITGDDSFLEIETAMRDWLLGCNPWGTSMIVGYPEQGDTPTDPHSAFTHLHRIPVTGGIVDGPIYHSIFSSLIGIYLTNEDEYADFQSDYVVYHDDYADYSTNEPTMDGTASLTYYLGYLSAQAKLAKKVAGGIVRGDTSKKQLSLVFTGHEYADGARKIQEVLKKNNIKGTFFLTGDFYRKYPAIARDLQKDGHYLGPHSDKHLLYADWKNRDSTLILRTDFEKDLNDNYQAMEEIGLKIESPRYFMPPYEWYNQEISNWTEAMGVQIVNFTPGTTSNADYTTPDMKNYLSSETIYNNILAYEEKNGLNGFLLLVHIGTDPKRIDKLYDRLEDMIKELKKRGYEFKRVDKLLKD from the coding sequence ATGAACAGTAACAAATCCCGATTTGGTATGGTAAAACTAAACATAACGCTGTTATTTATTTTTGTTTTCTGTACAGGTCATGCCCAATCATCCTGGATACGTGTCAACCAGGTCGGCTATCTCGAAGACGATGTGAAAGTGGCCGTCTGGATCAGCAAGGAGAACAATGTTGTCCGCGAATTCCAGGTAATAGATCTGGCTACGAAAGAGACCGTATTTACAGGGTCCGATATCCGGAATACAGGGAAGCAGCCGGCATTCGAATCATCGGCAAGGCTTAATTTCACGGCACTCAAAAGGCCGGGTAGTTACATCGTGAAAGTGGGCGAAACAGAATCCGTCCCATTCTGTATTGGCAACGATGTGTATGCCGGGGCAGCGGATATCCCGTTAAAGTACATGCGCCAACAACGATGTGGTTACAACCCTTTCCTCAAAGACTCATGCCATGTGCACGATGCCATTTCCGTAGGTGATCCCGAAGGAAAGCGGGACGGACTCTATTTTAATACTGTCGGCGGATGGCACGATGCGTCGGATTACCTGCAATACGTGACTACGTCCGCCAATGCCGTCTATCAAATGCTCTTTGCATACAGCCAACATCCCGGATCATTTTCAGACAGGTATGATGCAAACGGACATGAAGGAGCAAACGGCATTCCCGATATCCTGGACGAAGCCAAATGGGGATTGGATTGGTTGGTGAAAATGAATCCCGACGCCGATACCTATTTCAACCAACTGGCTGACGACAGGGATCATGTGGGATTTACATTGCCCAACGAACAGAAGGTCGATTACGGCTGGGGGCCGGGAAAAGAACGCCCCGTCTATTTTGTCAGTCCCAAACCGCAGGGGTTGTTCAAGTATAAGAACAGGAGTACCGGAATGGCTTCCACCTTAGGAAAATATGCCTCTTCATTTTCTTTGGGCGCTAAACTCCTGGCCGACTATTACCCCGAATTTTCCGATTTGTTAGCGCAAAAAGCACAGGATGCCTATCACAAAGGCGCTGAAAACCCCGGGGTTTCACAAACAGCCCCCGGGGGAGCGCCCTATTTCTATGAAGAGGATAATTGGGCCGACGACATGCAGCTGGCAGCCATGGAAATGTACAATTCTACCGGACAAAAAGAGTATCTGACACAAGCAATCAATTATGGCAGGTTGGAGCCTGTAACCCCTTGGATGGGCGCCGATTCGGCTCGTCATTATCAATGGTACCCGTTCGTAAACCTTGGCAATTATCATTTAGCGGCACAGCATGGCAATCTACGCGCTCAAAAAGAGTTTATACGAAATATGAGGACAGGCTTGCAACGGGTAAAAGAACGGGCTGAAGGGGATGCTTTCCTGAACGGAATACCGTTTATCTGGTGCTCCAATAACCTGACGGTAGGTTTTATTACCCAGTGCAGATTATACCACGACATCACAGGCGATGATTCATTTCTTGAAATCGAAACCGCCATGCGCGACTGGCTGCTGGGATGTAATCCATGGGGTACCTCCATGATTGTGGGATATCCCGAACAGGGTGACACACCGACAGATCCGCATTCAGCGTTCACACACCTCCACCGGATACCGGTCACAGGAGGCATAGTAGACGGCCCCATTTATCACTCTATTTTCAGTAGTTTAATCGGTATCTATCTGACAAATGAAGATGAATACGCCGATTTTCAGTCGGACTATGTGGTATACCATGATGATTACGCCGATTATTCTACCAATGAACCGACTATGGATGGAACCGCCTCGCTTACTTATTATCTGGGTTATCTGAGTGCACAGGCAAAGCTAGCGAAAAAAGTAGCAGGAGGTATCGTACGCGGCGATACATCCAAAAAACAACTGTCGCTTGTTTTTACCGGCCACGAATATGCCGACGGAGCCAGGAAAATACAAGAAGTGCTGAAAAAAAATAATATAAAAGGCACATTCTTCCTCACCGGCGATTTCTACAGGAAATACCCCGCCATTGCAAGGGATCTCCAGAAGGACGGCCACTACCTTGGACCACACTCCGACAAACATCTTTTGTATGCAGACTGGAAGAACCGTGATTCGACCCTGATCTTACGGACTGATTTCGAAAAAGATCTGAATGATAATTATCAGGCGATGGAAGAAATCGGATTAAAAATTGAATCTCCACGATACTTTATGCCACCCTACGAATGGTATAATCAGGAAATAAGCAACTGGACCGAAGCGATGGGCGTACAAATAGTGAATTTCACCCCCGGTACAACTTCCAATGCCGATTATACAACGCCTGATATGAAGAATTATCTTTCGTCGGAAACAATTTACAACAACATCCTGGCGTATGAAGAAAAGAATGGATTGAATGGCTTTCTACTCCTGGTCCATATTGGCACCGATCCGAAACGGATTGACAAATTGTACGACCGGTTGGAAGATATGATAAAGGAACTGAAAAAAAGAGGTTATGAATTTAAGAGAGTAGATAAACTATTGAAAGATTGA
- a CDS encoding sugar isomerase domain-containing protein, translating into MQKIEETQLENIKEAASIMADSIESNNWVHTFGCGHATIPVEEMYPRIGGFVGFHPMVELPMTFFTGITGQMGIHQFLFLERAEGYGDAIMKAYNFNEKDCIWIFSHTGINNVNIDVALRAKELGMKVIVYGSAAEAKGKVTRHPSGKTIFEIADIVVDSCVPVVDASVNLKNHQDKIGPVSTLAFVTLVWMTVTTVAEILADRGVQLFIHPSHNVPGDTTAQERLDACLAEYKKRVASV; encoded by the coding sequence ATGCAAAAAATCGAAGAAACTCAGCTGGAAAATATCAAAGAGGCTGCATCAATAATGGCTGATAGTATTGAGTCAAACAACTGGGTACATACATTTGGTTGTGGACATGCCACGATACCCGTGGAAGAAATGTATCCCCGTATTGGAGGTTTTGTCGGATTTCATCCTATGGTAGAATTGCCAATGACATTTTTCACCGGGATAACCGGACAAATGGGTATCCACCAGTTTTTATTCCTTGAACGTGCCGAAGGGTATGGTGATGCGATCATGAAAGCATACAATTTCAACGAGAAAGATTGTATCTGGATTTTTTCACACACAGGGATCAACAATGTGAACATTGACGTGGCTTTGAGGGCAAAGGAACTGGGAATGAAAGTGATTGTGTATGGATCCGCTGCCGAAGCCAAAGGTAAAGTAACCCGCCACCCAAGCGGGAAAACAATTTTCGAAATCGCTGATATTGTTGTAGACTCGTGTGTTCCCGTGGTAGATGCTTCCGTCAATCTGAAGAATCACCAGGACAAAATAGGCCCGGTATCTACGCTGGCATTTGTAACATTGGTCTGGATGACTGTCACTACTGTGGCTGAGATCCTGGCGGACAGGGGCGTTCAATTATTCATACATCCGTCACACAATGTTCCCGGTGATACCACTGCCCAGGAACGACTCGACGCTTGCCTTGCCGAATACAAGAAACGTGTTGCTTCGGTTTAA
- a CDS encoding beta-galactosidase yields MKKESIQFNLFFVLFLSFSIGLQGQKKHKDIEKDFFPFSVWYSGGKARAPMLSAITPRSTDEWTTDLKQIKDLGFNTVRTWVEWAACEPEPGRYNFDNLHLLMRMANEVGLKVFIQIYVDSAPDWVAHNHPHALFETQSGHKVHPQSAPGACMDNKAVEDAILNFYSETAKVANSYPNLFGWDLWSEPHIINWASLNYIPNVQFCFCEGTQTKFRKWLEKKYHTLENLNTAWYRNFTDWTQVEAPRFSTILSYTDFIDWKTFIYEKLVEDMQARYNAIRKVDTTHLITAHAVGASLFQSPHVGAGATDDFLMARPLDYYGVSIYPKHNNPQYAWSVTTLRTVMDFIRSANREKGGWYVGELQAGLGTVALQVSDPVTSDDHRIWIWSAIAKGAKGVNIYAYYPMSSGYEAGGYGLINLDGTITERAVNAGQIADVVNRNQQLFLNATPVKAEVGIVYNPLTQMVGGMQRQDFPGALNQSLIGYFQTFANYNIPVDFIHREHIEKQDFSQYKLIIIPYPIMFTRKAAAGLRNFVENGGYVLAEARIGWNDDRGYASEIIPGLGMHDIFGVREDEIRMRDDIRFTITNENHPALQGFDENSKLTGSLYVQSLKLLDNSDAKILASTGQGQPTIVSNRYGKGESMLVGTYMGMANFSKINPDNDKFFVNLLNWAKIERPFTTTLDGRSSNQVEVRLQDKKDGYLLFIINHSSESEEIGVELNIGSNGTYTVRDIINETIKKAYSIDNKLIINSRIDSKGIHIIELTADK; encoded by the coding sequence ATGAAAAAAGAATCTATACAATTTAATCTGTTCTTTGTATTGTTTTTATCCTTTTCAATCGGACTCCAGGGACAAAAGAAACATAAGGATATCGAAAAGGATTTTTTCCCTTTTTCCGTATGGTACAGCGGTGGCAAAGCCCGGGCTCCTATGCTGTCTGCAATTACGCCTCGTTCTACGGATGAATGGACAACCGATTTGAAACAGATAAAAGATCTTGGGTTTAATACCGTCCGTACTTGGGTTGAGTGGGCTGCTTGCGAACCGGAACCGGGAAGATATAATTTCGACAATTTACACCTTCTGATGCGGATGGCTAATGAAGTAGGACTAAAAGTATTTATACAGATCTATGTGGACTCAGCCCCGGACTGGGTTGCCCACAATCACCCACACGCACTGTTCGAGACACAGAGTGGACATAAAGTACATCCGCAATCAGCTCCCGGAGCCTGTATGGACAACAAAGCGGTAGAAGATGCCATACTCAACTTTTACTCGGAAACAGCCAAAGTAGCTAATTCGTATCCCAATTTATTCGGATGGGATTTGTGGAGTGAACCACATATCATCAACTGGGCGTCCCTCAATTATATTCCTAATGTCCAATTCTGTTTCTGCGAGGGGACACAGACAAAGTTTAGGAAATGGCTTGAGAAAAAATATCACACTCTCGAAAATTTAAATACGGCTTGGTACCGCAATTTCACTGACTGGACACAAGTAGAAGCTCCCAGATTCAGTACAATTTTAAGTTATACCGACTTTATTGACTGGAAAACTTTCATATACGAAAAACTGGTGGAAGACATGCAAGCCCGTTATAACGCAATAAGAAAAGTCGATACAACACACCTCATTACCGCCCATGCTGTCGGGGCATCTCTCTTTCAATCTCCTCACGTAGGAGCCGGTGCCACTGATGACTTTTTAATGGCCAGGCCATTGGATTACTATGGCGTTTCAATCTATCCAAAACACAATAACCCTCAATACGCCTGGTCGGTGACCACACTTCGTACCGTGATGGATTTTATTAGAAGTGCAAACCGGGAAAAAGGAGGATGGTATGTAGGGGAACTGCAGGCCGGATTGGGAACCGTAGCACTTCAGGTGAGCGATCCGGTCACTTCTGACGACCACCGCATATGGATATGGTCGGCTATTGCAAAAGGAGCCAAAGGAGTGAATATCTATGCTTATTACCCCATGTCATCCGGATATGAAGCGGGAGGATACGGCTTGATCAATCTGGATGGGACCATCACAGAGAGGGCTGTCAATGCGGGACAAATAGCTGATGTGGTAAACCGCAATCAACAGCTTTTCCTGAATGCCACCCCCGTCAAGGCTGAAGTAGGGATCGTCTACAATCCACTGACTCAAATGGTGGGAGGTATGCAGCGTCAGGATTTCCCCGGGGCTTTAAACCAGTCGCTGATCGGTTACTTCCAAACATTTGCCAATTACAATATACCTGTAGATTTTATACACAGAGAACATATTGAAAAACAAGATTTTTCACAATATAAACTGATCATTATCCCCTATCCGATCATGTTTACCAGGAAGGCTGCCGCAGGTTTACGAAACTTTGTAGAAAATGGAGGATATGTATTGGCTGAGGCGCGTATTGGATGGAATGACGATCGGGGTTATGCATCAGAAATTATCCCTGGCCTCGGAATGCATGACATATTCGGGGTAAGGGAAGATGAAATCAGAATGCGTGATGATATCAGGTTTACCATAACAAATGAAAATCATCCCGCTCTACAAGGTTTTGATGAAAATAGCAAACTTACAGGATCATTGTATGTACAGTCGTTAAAACTGCTTGACAACAGTGATGCAAAGATTTTAGCCAGCACCGGGCAAGGGCAACCCACCATTGTAAGCAACCGATACGGGAAAGGAGAATCTATGCTGGTAGGAACTTATATGGGAATGGCCAACTTCTCGAAAATCAATCCTGATAATGACAAATTCTTTGTCAACTTATTGAATTGGGCAAAGATCGAAAGGCCTTTCACTACAACCCTTGACGGACGGAGCTCAAATCAGGTGGAAGTCAGGCTTCAGGATAAAAAGGATGGTTATCTCCTTTTTATCATCAACCACAGCAGCGAAAGTGAAGAAATCGGTGTAGAGCTAAATATAGGCTCAAACGGTACATACACTGTGCGGGATATTATCAATGAAACGATAAAAAAGGCATACAGCATCGATAATAAATTGATTATCAATTCTCGTATCGACAGTAAAGGTATCCATATCATAGAATTAACCGCAGACAAGTAA
- a CDS encoding MFS transporter, with amino-acid sequence MGYNKTLVYIAACIGMAFFGVAFIVMGAVLPSLTATYSLDAVGSSSLVSLLPVGVLAGSLLFGVIVDRYGYKLLLVVSTLFTLSGIEGLSFFENLNILRICIFLIGLGGGMLNGSTNALASDISNDRERGSRLSILGVCYGIGALGVPLLLGMLSKTYNYQFILQCTGLVMLLSVLYFIAIKFPEPKIKQGFPFKQAIRLIKEPLLLIMGFFLFFQSGIEGLTNNWTTSYLDGRTAIGSDEAVLCLTFFVLGMTVSRLILSYLLRILKHEYILLGGIMTAIIGIIILDYAYNLQLAAISLFIAGFGLAAGFPVIISYIGTAYKNISGTAIGLAMFIALTGNTLLNFTMGFISETFGISSFPVFIIILLLIQGIILLTNSKSIKNIY; translated from the coding sequence ATGGGATACAATAAAACTTTGGTGTATATAGCAGCCTGTATAGGCATGGCTTTTTTCGGGGTTGCATTTATTGTCATGGGCGCTGTTTTGCCCTCTTTAACCGCAACATATTCTCTCGACGCAGTAGGTTCATCTTCTTTGGTATCTCTGCTGCCTGTAGGGGTATTGGCAGGTTCACTGCTGTTCGGGGTCATCGTCGACAGGTACGGATATAAATTGTTACTCGTAGTAAGCACGCTGTTTACTTTGTCGGGGATCGAAGGTTTGTCGTTTTTTGAGAACCTGAATATTTTACGTATCTGCATATTCCTTATCGGTCTGGGTGGAGGGATGCTGAACGGATCTACCAACGCACTTGCGTCTGATATTTCGAATGACAGGGAACGGGGCTCAAGACTGAGTATTCTTGGGGTCTGTTACGGTATAGGTGCATTGGGGGTACCTCTTTTATTGGGTATGCTATCCAAAACATACAATTATCAGTTCATATTGCAATGCACCGGATTGGTGATGCTTTTATCCGTTCTTTATTTTATTGCGATAAAATTTCCCGAACCGAAAATCAAACAGGGATTTCCTTTTAAACAGGCTATCCGGTTAATCAAAGAGCCCTTGCTCCTGATAATGGGCTTTTTCCTCTTTTTCCAAAGTGGCATAGAGGGTCTTACGAATAACTGGACTACCAGCTATCTCGACGGAAGAACAGCAATCGGTAGTGACGAGGCGGTGCTGTGCCTCACATTCTTTGTACTGGGAATGACTGTTTCCCGTTTAATATTGAGTTATTTATTACGTATTTTAAAACATGAATATATACTTTTGGGAGGAATTATGACAGCCATTATCGGGATAATTATTCTCGATTATGCCTATAATTTACAATTAGCGGCTATTAGTCTGTTTATTGCGGGATTTGGCCTTGCGGCAGGATTCCCGGTGATCATCAGCTATATAGGCACAGCATACAAAAATATAAGCGGGACAGCAATCGGTCTGGCAATGTTCATTGCATTGACTGGCAATACATTGCTGAATTTTACAATGGGATTTATTTCTGAAACATTTGGAATTTCATCCTTTCCGGTTTTTATTATTATTTTATTGTTGATACAGGGTATCATTCTCCTTACGAATTCAAAATCAATTAAAAATATCTATTAA